In the genome of Streptomyces fagopyri, the window CGCCCGTGCCGGCGGCGACGGGGCCCGGTGCACCGCTCTGCGCTATCTCGCCGACAGCAACGATCCGGACGCCCTGGCGCTGATCGAGGCCGCCGTCGGCGACGGCACGGAGGCGGTCGCGGAGGCCGCCGTCGACGCGTTCGAACGCATGCGCAGTGTCGCCGCCGTCGACCGGGCCCGCGGCTGGGCGCACCGGCCCGACGCCCTGGGCGCCGCCGCGGGCCGGATGCTCGCCTGTCGCGGCGGCACCAAGGACAGCGAGCTGGTCCTGGGCGCGCTGCGGGAGGCCGTACGGGGCGAAGGTCCCGACGCGCCGACGCTGTGGACCCTGGTGGACGGCGCCGGGCGGCTCGGCATCGTCTGCGCGGCCCCCGTACTGCGGCACATCTACCGCGAAACGGCCTCGTCCCATCTGCGCGGGCGAGCCGCCCGTGCACTCGCCGCCACCGATCCCTCCTTCCCCGCGGGCTTCGCCGTCGAGTGCCTGTGGGACTGCGAGGAGTCGACCCGCGAAGTGGCCGCGCGACACGCCGAGACGGGTGACGCCCGCGTCGTGGATCAGCTGCGCCGGCTCGCGTCGGATCCGGCCGAGGAGGCGGAGGTCCAGACAGCCGTACGCAGCCGGATCGGGCCCGACGCACCCGCCGTATGAACGAGAAGTGACCCGGGGGTCAGGAGGGCATGGCCGTCGGCTGACCTGGACAGGTGTGCGAGACAACGCTCACGGGGCGTTCCCCGGCAGGAAAGATCCACGTTGACGCGGCCACGTCCAGCACGGCGAGAACACGGGTATGCGTGTCGTCATCGTGACCGAATCCTTTCCCCCCGATGTGAACGGCGTGGCCCACTGCGCGCTCCAGACCGCCCGGCACCTCGTCGATCGCGGTCACGCTCCCCTTGTCGTCGCTCCGGCCACCTCCCCCAAGTTCGCGGCATCGTTCGAACCGGGTGGTGCCCCCGTCGGGGGCGGGCCCGACTCCCTCGCGCCGTGTCCCGTCGTCCGTGTCCCCTCCCTCCCGCTCCCGGGCTACCCCCAGGTCCGTGTCGCCCTCCCCAGCCGACGCGTCGCCGCCGCGCTCGTCGAACACCGCGCGGACGTCGTCCACCTGGCCAGCCCCTTCATCCTCGGCGTCCGCGGCATGGCGGCCGCCGCCAAGCTCGGCATCCCCGCCGTGGCCGTCTACCAGACCGACCTGGCCGGATACGCCCGTACGTACATGGGTGCCGGCGAAGCCACCGCCTGGCGGCGCATCCGCTCCGTCCACACCGCCGCCGACCGGACGCTCGCCCCTTCCAGCGCGGCCCTGCACGACCTGGAGGCGCACGGTGTGCCCCGGGTACGGCTGTGGCCGCGCGGGGTGGACACCGTCCGCTTCCGTCCCGAACACCGGGACGAGGCGCTCCGGCGTGAACTGGCGCCGAACGGCGAGCTGATCGTCGGCTACGTAGGCCGGCTCGCCCCCGAGAAGCAGGTCGAACTGCTCGCCGGAGTCTGCGGCCTGGACGGCGTACGCGTCGTGGTCGTGGGTGACGGGCCCAGCGAGACGTCACTGCGCGAGGCGCTGCCCGGCGCCGTCTTCCTCGGGCGGCGCACCGGCGACGAACTCGCCCGGATCTTCGCCTCCCTGGACGTCTTCGCGCACACCGGCCCCTTCGAGACCTTCTGCCAGACCGTGCAGGAGGCCATGGCCAGCGGGGTCCCCGTCGTCGCGCCCGCCGCGGGCGGACCGCTGGACCTGGTGGCACACGGCCGGACGGGCCTGCTGGTGCCGCCCCGCGACGCGGCCGCGGTGCGCGACGCCGTGGCGGCCCTGGCGGCCGATCCGGCCCGCCGGGCCGACTACGGCGCCGCCGGGCGCGCCACCGTCGAGGGCCGCACCTGGGCCGCCGTCGGTGACCAGCTCATCGGCCACTACGCCGAGGTGCTCTCCGCGCGGACGGTGGTGGCGGCATGAGTCTGCGCATCGTGCGGCTGGCCAACTTCGTGGCTCCCGCCTCCGGAGGCCTGCGCACCGCCCTGCGGGAACTCGGCACCGGCTACCGGGCCGCCGGCCACGAGCCGGTGCTGGTCGTCCCCGGTGAGCGGGTGAGCGACACCGAGACCGAGCAGGGAC includes:
- a CDS encoding glycosyltransferase family 4 protein, with protein sequence MRVVIVTESFPPDVNGVAHCALQTARHLVDRGHAPLVVAPATSPKFAASFEPGGAPVGGGPDSLAPCPVVRVPSLPLPGYPQVRVALPSRRVAAALVEHRADVVHLASPFILGVRGMAAAAKLGIPAVAVYQTDLAGYARTYMGAGEATAWRRIRSVHTAADRTLAPSSAALHDLEAHGVPRVRLWPRGVDTVRFRPEHRDEALRRELAPNGELIVGYVGRLAPEKQVELLAGVCGLDGVRVVVVGDGPSETSLREALPGAVFLGRRTGDELARIFASLDVFAHTGPFETFCQTVQEAMASGVPVVAPAAGGPLDLVAHGRTGLLVPPRDAAAVRDAVAALAADPARRADYGAAGRATVEGRTWAAVGDQLIGHYAEVLSARTVVAA